The DNA window CAGCAGCAACAATCAGTACAACCAAATCGGTAATCTGGGCGCCGCGGGCTCTCATCGCCGTAAATGCTTCGTGACCGGGTGTGTCCAGGAATGTGATTGCTTTACCATTGACCGAGACCTCGTAGGCCCCGATATGTTGTGTAATTCCTCCGGCCTCCCCTGCGATGATGTTGCTTTTTCTTATATAATCGAGGAGAGATGTTTTCCCGTGATCGACGTGCCCCATGATGGTTACAACCGGAGGTCGCGGAACTGCCGACTCGGCATCATCTTCTGATTCTTCATACTTGTCCACTATTTCAGAACCGTATTCTTGAATCATTTCGACCTCGTACCCAAACTCATCAGCGACCGCCTCGATGGTATCCACATCTAATCTCTGGTTAATGGAAACCATCATGCCAAGCTCCAGGCATTTCGTAATTACTTCACCGGGTTCGACATCCAGATGGTCAGCCAGTTCAGCCGCAGAGATGAATTCATTGACCCTGATAATATCTCCGGTTTCTTCGACTACTTCATCTTCACCATCTTTAGACTTTTTCTTTCGCCGCTTTGGTTTGGCCTCGTCCATGGCAGCAAGGGTCTGCTTGATTGATTCCTGAATCTCCTCTTCACTTATCTTGGGCCTTTTACGCTTTTTGCCCTTACGTTTGCCTTTGTCCTTTTCTGTTCCAGCGGTCGTTGCAGCTTCTTTAACTTCACCCTCTTTCTTTTGCGTGTCAACTAAAGTATCATCTTCCTTTTCAGCCTCAACAACTTCAACCTCGGGTACGGATTTAGACTTGCCCTTCTTTTTAGTTTCCTTTTCCTGTGCTTCTTTGATTTTGCCTGTCTCTTTTGCGACTTTTTTCTTAGATGGTTTTTCCCCGTCTTTTTCAGCAGCCGCGTTTTCTTTGTCTATTTCCTTCTTTGCTTTAGATATGAGCTCAACAACAGAGATTTCCTCCGGGGTACTTTCAGGCGTTTCCTCAACAATCTCGACCTTTTTCTCCTGGTCTTTCTTTAAGGCAACGGCTTCTTCTTTAGCCTTCTTGGCCGCTGCAGCCTTTTTAGTACGCTCCGGTTTATCTTCAGCCAATTTAGTTGCAAATCGCAAGCGCTCCTCCAACTCCAGGCGTGCTTTATTTCTACGCAACTCCTCCAACACCTGCTTTTCTTTGAGTTGTTTGCGAAAATCCTGGGGTGTCTCTACAGCCGACTCATCCATTTTGTACTTCTTACAAATCTCATCATAGAGATCGTCGGATACAGAGCTCATCTGGGTATGAACAGACTTATCTAATTTGGCCAGAAAACCGATAACGGCCTCGTTGGACAAACTAAATTCGCGCGCCACTTGAAAGACTCTTCGTTTCTTACTCAAATTCACTTAACTCCAATCTGAGTGAATTGTACAACGTTTATGGTATTAATTATTCTTAACGAGATCAATAATTTTTTTGGCGGTTTTTTCACCAATGCCCGGAAGTTCGGAAAGCCCCTCCACTCCCGCATCCTCAACTTCTTCAATGGTTGAAAGGCCTGCTTTCGTTAGTTTTTTGAGCATGCCGGGAGTCAACCCTTTTAAATCTTTCAAATCTTCACCCGAATCACCTGTTCCAATTTTGCCTTCCATGATCTTTGTATATTCAGACTCTTTGATAATCTCAATATCATATTCTGCTAATCGCGAGGCCAGCCGTCTGTTTTGTCCACCTCTCCCAATAGCTAAAGAAATCTGGTCTTCAGTCAAAACAGCAATTGCCTTCTTTTTATTTTGATCAACAATTACTTTGTAGACTTTAGCCGGACTTAAGGCCCTGGCAATAAAAATGCCAGGATCACCATGCCAATTAATGACGTCAATCTTTTCATTGTTGAGTTCTTTGCTGATAGATTGAATGCGAATCCCCTTCATACCCACGCAGGCGCCAAGAGCATCAATGCGTTTGTCGTTTGAAAGAACCGCAATTTTTGCACGCTCGCCAGGTTCTCTCGCGACTCTTTTGATCTCAATAATACCATCATAAATTTCGGGCACCTCCAGTTCAAAAAGACGAATTAAAATCTTTGGAGATGCTCTTGAAATTATAATCTCAAGCCCACGATTTGTCTTCTCAACGGCACTAATGATTGCTCTTACATGATCCCCACGTCGATAACGTTCGGTATGAATCTGCTCTGATTTAGGCAGTATTACTTCAGTTTTTTCAATATTTAAGTAAAGCTCATCGCGGTAGATTTGACGAACATCACCTACTATGATTTCGCCAACACGATTCTTAAATTCTTCGTAGAGGATTTCCTTCTCAGCGTCTTTTATTTTTTGATTTAGATTTTGCTTAGCAGAAACGATTAACCTTCGGCCGAAACTTTTCGGGTCGATAATTTCTATAAATTCATCGCCAATCTCGAGATCCGGTTCAACCTTTCTCGCAGATTCAAGGTCGACCTCTTCAACTTCATCGATAACTTCCTCTACGATTGTTTTATTTTGATAAATTTCGATTTCGCCCTTGTCCAGACTAACAAAGATGTCGAAATTATCAGTCTTGCCATATTTTTTCTTAATGATTCCAAGAATGGTGCTTTCTAAAATTTCACCGAGGACTTCCTTTTCAATGTTCTTTTCTTTTGCAATCGCTGAGAAGGCTTCAACAATATCGCTCTTCATTGACTAAAAACCTCCTGTTGGTCCAAAGATTACCACGGCAAGCGTAATTTCCCATTTTTAATTTTGGAAATCGGAATCGTCATGAATTCTTTCTTGCCTTTTAATTGAACTGCTTCATTTGAAACGTCGACAATTTTGCCATGAAAACTCTTAAGTTCCATGACGTCTTCATAAACAATATCTACTTCTCTATTTAGATTTCGTGAAAAATCCTGTAATCTCCTCAAGGGTCTATCCAGTCCCGGGGAGGAAACCTCGATGCGATATTTATCCGGAATGATGTCTTCAATGTCTAACCTGTCTGAAAATTCCCGGCTGATTTTCGTACATTTCTCCAAAGTGGTTCCTTCTTCACAGTCAATGAACACTTTTATTGTTTGGTTGCCGATCCTCCCATTAATTTGCATTTCTACCAGCTCAGCATTCTCTGCGGCCAATATTGGCACCAACAATTTTTCTATCTTTTCTTTCATGAAAACCAGCGTATAACAAAAAAGTGGGTCGCGAGACCCACTTTGAAGACTTGAATATAAGTAATTTATTTTGTTTTTGCAAGTTAATTCTGCATATG is part of the candidate division KSB1 bacterium genome and encodes:
- the nusA gene encoding transcription termination factor NusA; the protein is MKSDIVEAFSAIAKEKNIEKEVLGEILESTILGIIKKKYGKTDNFDIFVSLDKGEIEIYQNKTIVEEVIDEVEEVDLESARKVEPDLEIGDEFIEIIDPKSFGRRLIVSAKQNLNQKIKDAEKEILYEEFKNRVGEIIVGDVRQIYRDELYLNIEKTEVILPKSEQIHTERYRRGDHVRAIISAVEKTNRGLEIIISRASPKILIRLFELEVPEIYDGIIEIKRVAREPGERAKIAVLSNDKRIDALGACVGMKGIRIQSISKELNNEKIDVINWHGDPGIFIARALSPAKVYKVIVDQNKKKAIAVLTEDQISLAIGRGGQNRRLASRLAEYDIEIIKESEYTKIMEGKIGTGDSGEDLKDLKGLTPGMLKKLTKAGLSTIEEVEDAGVEGLSELPGIGEKTAKKIIDLVKNN
- a CDS encoding ribosome maturation factor RimP, with product MKEKIEKLLVPILAAENAELVEMQINGRIGNQTIKVFIDCEEGTTLEKCTKISREFSDRLDIEDIIPDKYRIEVSSPGLDRPLRRLQDFSRNLNREVDIVYEDVMELKSFHGKIVDVSNEAVQLKGKKEFMTIPISKIKNGKLRLPW
- the infB gene encoding translation initiation factor IF-2: MNLSKKRRVFQVAREFSLSNEAVIGFLAKLDKSVHTQMSSVSDDLYDEICKKYKMDESAVETPQDFRKQLKEKQVLEELRRNKARLELEERLRFATKLAEDKPERTKKAAAAKKAKEEAVALKKDQEKKVEIVEETPESTPEEISVVELISKAKKEIDKENAAAEKDGEKPSKKKVAKETGKIKEAQEKETKKKGKSKSVPEVEVVEAEKEDDTLVDTQKKEGEVKEAATTAGTEKDKGKRKGKKRKRPKISEEEIQESIKQTLAAMDEAKPKRRKKKSKDGEDEVVEETGDIIRVNEFISAAELADHLDVEPGEVITKCLELGMMVSINQRLDVDTIEAVADEFGYEVEMIQEYGSEIVDKYEESEDDAESAVPRPPVVTIMGHVDHGKTSLLDYIRKSNIIAGEAGGITQHIGAYEVSVNGKAITFLDTPGHEAFTAMRARGAQITDLVVLIVAADDGVQPQTVEAINHARAAKVPIVVALNKIDKTNANPDLVKQQLSDNNVLIEEWGGKYQCAEVSAKSGQGMDKILDSILLEAEILELKANPNRTARGIIIESKLDKGKGPVATVLVQTGTLAVGDLFIAGHYSGKVRAMFDERKKKVTKAPPSTPIQVVGFDGVPQAGDSFLVMETEREVREISSKRQQLKREQDFRRTTHISLDQIAKRIREGAVKELNIILKADVDGSIEALTDSLVKLSNKEVSVNFIHKAVGGISESDVLLATASQAIIIGFHVRPTVQARELAKKDEIDIRLYDIIYHAVEDVKAALEGLLDPEISEEQAATIEVREVFKVPKIGKIAGCYVLSGKVSRTDLIKIYRQDKLLNDTKISSLRRFKEDVKEVASGFECGIGLEGFDDIKNGDIFETYIEVKTARTL